AGGAAAAAGGTAATTCTCCTCGACAGGGGCATTATGGATGTAAAGGCATTTATAGCTCATGATGATTTCAGGGCCATCCTTAAAAGAAAAGGATTGAATGAAGTGAGCCTTCGCGACAGGTATAACGGAGTTATCCATCTTGTTACTGCAGCCGAAGGGGCCATAGAATTTTATACTGGAGACAACAATACTGCACGGCTTGAAACTCCTGAGGAAGCGCTTCGCTTTGATCACGGAATACGGGAAAGCTGGCTTGGTCATCCACATTTTAAAATAATCGATAACAGGACCGATTTTGAAGGCAAGATCAAAAGGACTTTTGCAGCAATTTCACAATTTCTCAACATCCCTGTGCCGCTTGAGAGAAAGGAAAAATTTTTAATTAAAAACATTGATTGCAGAAAACTCCCCGTCCATCAGACAATACAGGTTGACGAAATCTATCTTCGCTCAAAAAACCGGAACGAAGAAGTCAGGATCAGGAAAAGAGGGCAGGACGGCGCATATCTTTATTTCCTTACCAGAAAAAAAGCTATCAAAAACCAGGATAACTATATTGAAGAAGAAGAGCTCATAACGGAACAGGAATTCCATACCCTGAAAAATCTGATTGACCCGAAAACGGTAACGATAGAGAAGGAACATATCTGTTTTTTATGGAATAATCAGTATTTTGAACTGGACATACATAAAGGGGCAAATGAAGGCCTTGCAATACTTGAAGTTGAACAGTTTGAGGCATACGACGCAAAAGAAACGATACACATACCCCCATTTATCTCCATTGAGAAAAAAATTACCGGTGATTTGCAGTACAGTACAAGGAACATGGCGGCAAAACATCGAAAGTTTCAGGTTTGAGAGGGAACTGTAGAAAAAAATTGAGGAGGCAAACAATGGGCAGCTGGAGTCCCAAACAAAAGGTTGCAATTTTATTGGTATTCCTTGGAGCATTAGCCATCCTGACAACGGCATACACAGTTTCCCAGGCGCAACCTGCGCGGCAGGATGCTCTTCAGTCACAGAAGACAGCTGTAATCTCGGGTGCCGGAAGTCTTGCAGATATCCATAAGGCTAAAACCGTTGATTGTGCGGCCTGCCATGGCAAAACCATGGAGGTAGACGATAACGAAACTGCCGCCAATGCCCAGTGCATAGGGTGTCATGGCCCTCTCGCTGAAATTACCAAAAAGGGTCAGGGCCATATTAATCCTCATAAGGCCCATATCGGACAAGTAAGTTGCACCGTATGTCATCACGGGCATACAGCTTCGCGGTCTTACTGCCTGGGCTGCCACGCCTTTAACATGCCAATCCCCGGAAGTGGCGGGCCTGTGCCCGCGAAAAAGGATCTGGTGAAAACAGACCGGAAAATGGACTCTACTGACATCTTAATCGTCGGCGCAGGCGCTGCCGGTTTCACTGCAGCAATCACCGCCCACGACGCTGGTACGAAGGTTATCATCCTCGAGAAACAGCCAATCACTGGCGGCAACAGTATGCTTGCGGCGGGCGGTATGAACGCTGCCAACACCCGGATGCAGGCGATAAAAGGCATCAAAGACAGTCCTGAGCTCATGTTCAAAGATACAATGACCGGCGGCAAAAACGTCAACGACCCTGCGTTGGTGAAGATACTTGCA
Above is a window of Pseudomonadota bacterium DNA encoding:
- a CDS encoding AAA family ATPase, whose translation is MFNSAQLIEPVNMIVLTGGPCSGKSSSLAYLTEKLSDHGFMVFVIPETATLITNNGIDRRKMDKQKQVVMFEETIFDMQLAFEETYKKAVTRIFPERKKVILLDRGIMDVKAFIAHDDFRAILKRKGLNEVSLRDRYNGVIHLVTAAEGAIEFYTGDNNTARLETPEEALRFDHGIRESWLGHPHFKIIDNRTDFEGKIKRTFAAISQFLNIPVPLERKEKFLIKNIDCRKLPVHQTIQVDEIYLRSKNRNEEVRIRKRGQDGAYLYFLTRKKAIKNQDNYIEEEELITEQEFHTLKNLIDPKTVTIEKEHICFLWNNQYFELDIHKGANEGLAILEVEQFEAYDAKETIHIPPFISIEKKITGDLQYSTRNMAAKHRKFQV